The following proteins are encoded in a genomic region of Rhizobium sp. ZPR4:
- a CDS encoding Gfo/Idh/MocA family oxidoreductase — MAELKGALIGCGFFAINQMHAWQDVEGARIVAICDRDPERLKLVGDQFGIERRYADAAAMFADGGFDFVDIATTVASHRALVEMAASHRIPAICQKPFAKTLSDAKAMVAACATAGVPLMVHENFRWQTPIQAVKTVLQSGAIGEPFWGRFSFRSGYDVFSGQPYLAEGERFIIEDLGIHTLDIARFILGDVASLTARTKRVNPKIKGEDVATILLDHESGATSIVDVSYASKLATEPFPETLIELDGTKGSIRLSQGYRLEVSGSDGVTVSDASPRLLSWASRPWHNIQESVLAIQQHWADRLANGGETSTSGADNLKTLALVEAAYESAASWRPVDIGAMLR; from the coding sequence ATGGCAGAACTCAAGGGCGCATTGATCGGTTGCGGCTTCTTCGCAATCAATCAGATGCACGCGTGGCAGGACGTCGAAGGCGCTCGTATCGTTGCGATCTGCGACCGCGATCCGGAGCGGCTGAAGCTCGTCGGCGATCAGTTCGGCATTGAGCGTCGCTATGCAGATGCCGCCGCGATGTTTGCAGACGGCGGCTTTGACTTCGTCGATATCGCAACGACGGTCGCAAGCCATCGCGCCCTGGTGGAGATGGCTGCATCCCACAGGATCCCGGCGATCTGCCAGAAGCCGTTCGCGAAAACATTGAGCGACGCCAAGGCAATGGTTGCAGCCTGTGCTACGGCCGGCGTGCCGCTGATGGTGCATGAGAACTTCCGCTGGCAGACACCCATTCAGGCCGTCAAGACTGTTCTGCAGTCGGGCGCGATCGGTGAGCCCTTCTGGGGACGTTTCTCCTTCCGCTCCGGCTACGATGTGTTTTCCGGCCAGCCTTACCTGGCCGAAGGCGAACGGTTCATCATCGAGGATCTCGGCATTCATACGCTCGACATCGCCCGCTTCATCCTCGGTGATGTCGCTTCGCTGACGGCCCGCACCAAGCGGGTCAATCCGAAGATCAAGGGCGAGGATGTCGCCACCATCCTGCTCGACCATGAGAGCGGCGCGACGTCGATTGTCGACGTCAGCTACGCCTCCAAGCTTGCGACGGAGCCTTTCCCCGAGACTCTGATAGAACTCGACGGCACGAAGGGTAGTATTCGGCTGTCGCAGGGATATCGCCTTGAGGTCAGCGGTTCCGATGGCGTGACCGTATCCGATGCTTCACCTCGGCTTCTATCCTGGGCCTCGCGTCCCTGGCACAATATTCAGGAGAGCGTCCTGGCGATCCAGCAGCATTGGGCCGACCGCCTTGCCAATGGCGGCGAAACCTCCACGTCAGGCGCTGACAATCTCAAGACGCTGGCGCTTGTCGAGGCGGCCTATGAGAGTGCGGCAAGCTGGCGCCCGGTTGACATCGGAGCCATGTTGCGATGA
- the dhaL gene encoding dihydroxyacetone kinase subunit DhaL yields the protein MTMIGTEELKSLFVRIAEAMAREKDRLCELDGVIGDADHGIAMELGFAAVAKAVSELDSSTCDPTLVFNTAAKSFLNAVGASSGPLYATALMRAGAVAKGKVSLSEDDVVEVFSAFAKGIQDRGKAEVGEKTMVDAWAPAAAACRTARDQGLSLAECLAASLKAGEAGAEATKDMIAAKGRSSRLGDRALGHMDPGAASAVIIMACFHDHFM from the coding sequence ATGACCATGATCGGAACGGAAGAGCTGAAGTCGCTTTTCGTGCGAATTGCTGAGGCTATGGCACGCGAAAAGGATCGTCTCTGCGAGCTGGATGGCGTGATCGGCGATGCCGATCATGGCATCGCCATGGAACTCGGCTTTGCCGCCGTCGCCAAGGCGGTTTCGGAGCTGGATTCGTCGACATGCGACCCGACACTGGTCTTCAACACGGCCGCGAAATCCTTCCTCAATGCCGTAGGCGCCTCATCCGGACCGCTTTATGCGACGGCGCTTATGCGCGCGGGCGCCGTCGCCAAGGGGAAGGTTTCGTTGAGCGAGGACGATGTGGTCGAGGTATTTTCGGCCTTTGCCAAAGGCATTCAGGATCGAGGCAAGGCAGAGGTCGGCGAAAAGACCATGGTCGATGCCTGGGCGCCCGCCGCTGCAGCCTGCCGTACCGCCCGAGATCAAGGCTTGTCGCTTGCTGAATGTCTAGCCGCTAGTCTTAAGGCCGGCGAGGCAGGAGCAGAAGCAACGAAAGATATGATTGCAGCAAAAGGCCGGTCATCGCGCCTCGGCGATCGAGCCTTGGGACACATGGACCCCGGCGCGGCGTCGGCCGTCATCATCATGGCCTGCTTTCACGATCACTTCATGTGA
- a CDS encoding dihydroxyacetone kinase subunit DhaK, which translates to MKTKKLINEGAAAVDEMLAGILAAHPRHLRAVEGSPRSIVANDGPRTGKVGLVIGGGSGHEPTFLGFVGKGLADAAAIGNVFASPPPDPIIECAKAVDGGAGVLFMYGNYAGDVMNFDMAAEMLAMDEIEVRTVLTTDDIASAPVDQKERRRGVAGNVFIFKAAGAACDLMYGFDDVERVARFANERTYTMGVALSPCSLPQTRKPNFEIGTDEMEIGMGIHGEPGVARGPMRSADEVTNELVGKILDEMKPARGDRVAVLVNSLGSTPLMELYIMMRKLKTMLDDAGLVIHLSLVGNYCTSLEMAGASITLMHLNDELQQLIDHPCDCAMFRSGEALS; encoded by the coding sequence GTGAAGACGAAAAAATTGATCAACGAAGGTGCCGCCGCCGTCGATGAGATGCTGGCCGGCATTTTGGCGGCTCATCCGCGCCACCTGCGCGCTGTCGAAGGATCGCCGCGTTCGATCGTCGCAAACGATGGTCCACGGACCGGCAAGGTCGGCCTGGTCATCGGCGGTGGGTCCGGGCATGAGCCGACATTTCTCGGCTTTGTCGGCAAGGGGCTGGCCGATGCTGCCGCTATCGGCAATGTCTTCGCCTCGCCGCCACCCGACCCGATCATCGAATGCGCCAAGGCCGTCGATGGCGGCGCCGGCGTGCTGTTCATGTACGGCAACTATGCCGGCGACGTCATGAATTTCGACATGGCGGCGGAAATGCTCGCCATGGACGAGATCGAGGTGCGTACCGTGCTGACGACGGATGACATCGCTTCTGCGCCGGTCGATCAGAAGGAGCGCCGTCGCGGGGTTGCCGGCAATGTCTTCATCTTCAAGGCCGCAGGTGCCGCCTGCGATCTCATGTACGGTTTCGACGATGTCGAACGGGTGGCGCGCTTCGCCAATGAACGCACCTATACGATGGGCGTCGCGCTCTCGCCCTGCTCGCTGCCGCAGACCCGCAAGCCGAATTTCGAGATCGGCACCGACGAGATGGAAATCGGCATGGGCATCCATGGCGAGCCCGGCGTCGCGCGCGGGCCGATGCGGTCGGCTGACGAAGTGACGAACGAACTCGTCGGCAAGATCCTCGACGAAATGAAGCCGGCGCGCGGCGACCGGGTTGCCGTGCTCGTCAATTCGCTGGGCTCGACGCCGCTCATGGAACTCTACATCATGATGCGCAAGCTCAAGACCATGCTCGACGATGCCGGCCTCGTCATTCACCTGTCGCTGGTCGGCAATTACTGCACGTCGTTGGAAATGGCCGGTGCATCGATCACGCTCATGCATCTTAACGACGAGCTGCAGCAGCTGATCGACCACCCCTGCGATTGTGCCATGTTCCGATCCGGCGAGGCGCTGTCATGA
- the ugpC gene encoding sn-glycerol-3-phosphate ABC transporter ATP-binding protein UgpC, whose product MSGLTIKNVRKSYGAVNIIHGVDVEISDGEFVILVGPSGCGKSTLLRMIAGLEDITGGEISIGGRVVNDLPPKDRDIAMVFQNYALYPQMTVAQNMGFALQLAGAKRAEIDQKVGEAAKILGLQPLLERKPAQLSGGQRQRVAMGRAIVRDPKVFLFDEPLSNLDAKLRVKMRAEIKALHQRLKTTIVYVTHDQIEAMTMADKIVVLQGGKVEQVGSPLELYDRPKNVFVAGFLGSPAMNFLEGKITGGASSALVLPTGTRIELSNAPAQSDGREVVLGVRPEDISFASEGGVAATVTVVEPTGSETHVALDLEGKELTWVMRERAELTPGQKVQLSLKTPNLHFFDKASQQRL is encoded by the coding sequence ATGTCCGGATTGACTATCAAGAACGTCAGGAAGTCCTACGGCGCGGTAAACATTATCCATGGCGTCGATGTCGAAATCTCGGACGGCGAATTCGTCATTCTCGTCGGCCCATCGGGCTGCGGCAAGTCTACACTGCTGCGCATGATTGCCGGGCTCGAGGACATCACCGGCGGTGAGATCTCGATCGGCGGCCGGGTCGTCAACGACCTGCCGCCGAAGGATCGCGATATCGCGATGGTCTTCCAGAACTATGCGCTCTATCCGCAGATGACCGTGGCGCAGAACATGGGCTTTGCGCTGCAGCTTGCCGGCGCAAAGCGGGCTGAGATAGACCAGAAGGTCGGTGAAGCCGCCAAGATACTGGGTCTGCAGCCGTTGCTGGAGCGCAAACCCGCCCAGCTTTCCGGTGGCCAGCGCCAGCGCGTCGCCATGGGCCGCGCCATCGTGCGCGACCCCAAGGTCTTCCTCTTCGACGAGCCGCTTTCCAATCTCGATGCCAAGCTGCGCGTGAAGATGCGCGCCGAAATCAAGGCGCTGCATCAGCGCCTGAAGACGACGATCGTCTACGTGACCCACGATCAGATCGAGGCGATGACCATGGCCGACAAGATCGTCGTGCTGCAGGGCGGAAAGGTCGAGCAGGTGGGCTCGCCGCTTGAGCTTTACGATCGTCCGAAAAATGTCTTCGTCGCCGGCTTCCTCGGCTCACCGGCCATGAACTTTCTCGAAGGCAAGATCACGGGCGGGGCTTCTTCAGCACTGGTACTGCCGACCGGTACCCGCATCGAACTGTCGAACGCCCCGGCCCAATCGGATGGCCGGGAGGTCGTTCTGGGCGTGCGTCCGGAGGATATTTCCTTCGCCTCCGAAGGCGGTGTGGCCGCAACCGTCACGGTCGTCGAACCCACTGGCTCGGAAACGCATGTCGCGCTCGATCTGGAAGGCAAGGAATTGACCTGGGTGATGAGAGAGCGGGCAGAACTGACGCCTGGCCAGAAGGTTCAGCTCTCGCTGAAGACCCCGAACCTGCATTTCTTCGACAAGGCCAGTCAGCAGCGGCTGTAG
- a CDS encoding DMT family transporter produces MTFQFPARSAFASEYERGVILVATAMLAWSCSGIYARLLTTDIWTAIAWRSLFGGLFLLIPSFFLEGGFSRRQWASIFHPAGLAMLACQTISQACFIGALYTTTVANVTMIYATAPFIAAFLSWTMLKERVAKRTLIAGGICLIGVAVIVASSIGGGTGVGDLLALGMTVTFALIIVIPRMDPSIPILPSSVVSGLLTFVVFVPFASTSSVDIHNWLLLAAFGATNFALAFVLFLFGSRKMPAADAALISSMEIVLTPFWVWLFFSEMPPVATFIGGAIIFATIVWHTAIDLRHSRRRRAPV; encoded by the coding sequence ATGACATTCCAGTTTCCGGCCCGCTCCGCTTTTGCCAGCGAATATGAGAGGGGCGTTATACTTGTGGCGACAGCAATGCTTGCGTGGAGCTGCAGCGGCATCTACGCACGCCTGCTGACCACGGACATATGGACGGCGATCGCCTGGCGATCGTTGTTCGGTGGCCTGTTCCTGCTGATCCCCAGCTTTTTCCTCGAAGGCGGGTTTTCGCGGCGGCAATGGGCGTCGATCTTTCATCCTGCCGGGCTGGCGATGCTGGCCTGCCAGACCATCAGCCAGGCGTGCTTCATCGGCGCGCTTTATACGACCACGGTCGCAAACGTGACCATGATCTATGCGACCGCGCCATTCATTGCCGCGTTCCTCAGCTGGACCATGCTGAAGGAGCGGGTGGCAAAGCGGACGCTGATCGCCGGTGGCATCTGCCTCATCGGCGTCGCGGTCATCGTCGCCTCCTCGATCGGCGGAGGTACGGGTGTCGGCGATCTGCTGGCGCTCGGCATGACGGTTACCTTCGCCCTCATCATCGTCATACCCCGCATGGATCCGAGCATCCCGATCCTGCCGTCGAGCGTCGTCAGCGGGCTTTTGACATTCGTCGTCTTCGTTCCCTTCGCGTCGACGAGCTCGGTGGACATTCACAACTGGCTGTTGCTGGCGGCTTTCGGCGCTACGAATTTCGCATTGGCCTTCGTTCTTTTCCTTTTCGGGTCGAGAAAGATGCCTGCCGCCGATGCGGCCCTCATCAGTTCGATGGAGATCGTCCTGACGCCGTTCTGGGTCTGGCTGTTCTTCTCAGAGATGCCGCCGGTTGCCACCTTTATCGGTGGCGCGATCATTTTCGCGACGATCGTCTGGCACACGGCCATCGACCTCAGACATAGCCGCCGCCGTCGTGCACCGGTCTAG
- a CDS encoding LysR substrate-binding domain-containing protein: MREPIESDLLRTFLVITETSNFSTAAQRIGRTQSAVSAQIKRLEETIGETLFERSARGAVLTRAGTQLLPYAQRVIELLNEAAANIRTKPLDGPVRIGIPEEYSQTILPAALAAFAVRHPAVEVTVSCDYTAHNLAALEKDELDLAVVFDWNNQSNGEVLCIDPTVWVTSVVHRVHEATPLPIAVYRDSTWCRDFALKSLEQVGRRYRIAFIADTSSGLKNAVSAGLAVTTLSRSNIPHSCRELTSDDGFPPVDSSRVVLRRNPYHSSEAIRELAEMVREAFQPMSALLQP; this comes from the coding sequence ATGCGCGAACCAATCGAAAGCGACCTGCTGCGGACCTTTCTCGTCATCACCGAGACATCCAATTTTTCCACGGCCGCTCAAAGGATCGGCCGCACTCAATCGGCCGTCAGCGCCCAGATCAAGCGGCTCGAGGAGACGATCGGCGAAACGCTGTTCGAAAGAAGCGCTCGCGGGGCCGTTCTTACCCGCGCCGGCACTCAATTGCTTCCCTACGCACAGCGCGTGATCGAGCTTCTGAACGAGGCGGCTGCGAATATCCGCACGAAGCCGCTGGACGGACCAGTCCGGATCGGCATTCCCGAGGAATACAGCCAGACCATTCTTCCCGCCGCCTTGGCCGCCTTCGCAGTCAGGCATCCGGCCGTCGAAGTCACTGTCTCCTGCGATTACACGGCACATAATCTGGCGGCGCTGGAAAAAGATGAGCTGGACCTGGCCGTTGTCTTCGACTGGAATAACCAGAGCAACGGCGAAGTTCTCTGTATCGATCCGACAGTCTGGGTGACATCAGTGGTACATCGCGTGCATGAGGCGACACCTCTCCCCATCGCCGTTTATCGGGATTCGACGTGGTGTCGCGATTTTGCTCTGAAATCATTGGAGCAAGTCGGGCGGCGTTATCGCATCGCCTTCATCGCCGACACGAGCTCGGGTTTGAAGAATGCTGTCTCCGCCGGGCTTGCGGTGACGACGCTGTCGCGCAGCAACATTCCGCATAGCTGTCGGGAGCTCACGAGCGACGACGGTTTTCCGCCGGTCGATTCGTCGCGCGTCGTGCTTCGCCGCAACCCTTATCATTCGAGCGAGGCGATCCGCGAACTGGCGGAAATGGTGCGCGAGGCCTTCCAGCCTATGTCGGCTCTGCTGCAGCCATAG
- a CDS encoding carbohydrate ABC transporter permease — protein sequence MSDGFETITPAKRKRDPVLIGLWIALLVVAAIWLAPFVFIVFTSLKTQADVTSTGAFMPPLDPAFENYSSAWGRGNFANAFLNSAIITVIKVPLGLILSAMAAYALAKIRMRFSKLLLLAIVFGTMIPFQVMLAPLFTLVNSLGLIDTYPGVILPYIAFGVPYQVFILHGFFKGIPKELSEAALIDGASHFTIFRRIFLPVCLPVLAALLILDFVSTWNEFAMALVLLQDQHMWTLPLGLMSFQGQFSNDYGQLNAAIVMTVLPATIVYLIFQRYFVSGLTSGAVKG from the coding sequence ATGTCTGATGGCTTCGAGACCATCACGCCTGCAAAGCGCAAGCGCGACCCTGTCCTGATCGGCTTGTGGATCGCGCTCCTCGTCGTCGCGGCGATCTGGCTCGCACCTTTCGTCTTCATCGTCTTCACCTCGCTGAAGACGCAAGCCGATGTGACCTCGACGGGCGCCTTCATGCCCCCGCTCGATCCGGCCTTCGAGAACTATTCAAGCGCCTGGGGCCGCGGCAATTTCGCCAACGCCTTCCTGAACAGCGCCATTATTACCGTGATCAAGGTGCCGCTCGGGCTCATCCTCTCGGCAATGGCGGCCTATGCGCTTGCCAAGATCCGCATGCGGTTCAGCAAGCTGCTGCTGCTTGCCATCGTCTTTGGCACCATGATCCCCTTCCAGGTCATGCTGGCGCCGCTGTTCACTCTGGTCAATTCGCTCGGGCTCATCGACACCTATCCAGGCGTGATCCTGCCCTATATCGCCTTCGGCGTGCCCTATCAGGTCTTCATCCTGCATGGCTTCTTCAAAGGCATCCCGAAGGAACTGTCGGAAGCCGCGTTGATTGACGGCGCGAGCCACTTCACTATCTTCCGCCGGATATTCCTGCCCGTCTGCCTGCCGGTGCTCGCCGCGCTGCTGATCCTGGATTTCGTCTCGACGTGGAATGAATTCGCGATGGCGCTCGTGCTGCTGCAGGATCAGCACATGTGGACGCTGCCGCTTGGCCTCATGTCCTTCCAGGGTCAGTTTTCCAATGATTACGGGCAGTTAAACGCCGCAATCGTCATGACCGTGCTGCCGGCCACCATCGTTTATCTGATCTTCCAGCGCTACTTCGTCTCCGGCCTCACCTCCGGCGCGGTCAAGGGCTGA
- a CDS encoding DUF5060 domain-containing protein — protein MSNASVEKWGVFEAAFNGPSGGNPYLDVAFDAVFSQNSREVRVPGFYDGDGIYRVRFMPDNEGEWSFRTRSKTSELDGKTGSFVATKPSEGNHGPVHVHNKFHFAYADGKPFLSFGTTCYAWTHQPLDMQAQTLETLKKSRFNKIRMGVFPKDYPYNVNEPLYACFEKGADGKEDFDRPNPVLFQHFEKQVAALCALGIEADIIMFHPYDRWGYADMSAEQDFRYVAYLAARLAAYRNVWWALANEYDFLLDTKPLQQWDRYFHILEENDPYGHLKSIHNGEPTMNFDHRKPWVTHTCIQNWDVKRTQEWREAYGKPVVNDEPEYEGNIIQSWGNLTAEELVHRFWITVTRGGYAGHGETYSHPEDLIWWAKGGELRGEAWKRIGFLRDLLEQDVVNGLEPMSSYGEWPWTRVSGARDGEVSYIYLGEHQPVIWSTGLPKDGTDYDVDIIDTWEMTITPAKKVEAPIPHPTRHGAIVRGGKADAAFGVELPGKPYQALRIRKKH, from the coding sequence ATGTCCAACGCGTCCGTCGAAAAATGGGGAGTTTTCGAAGCGGCCTTCAATGGCCCTTCCGGTGGCAATCCCTATCTCGATGTGGCATTCGATGCCGTTTTCAGCCAGAACAGCCGCGAAGTCCGCGTGCCCGGCTTTTACGATGGCGACGGCATCTATCGCGTTCGCTTCATGCCGGACAATGAAGGGGAATGGTCGTTCCGTACGCGCTCAAAGACATCGGAACTGGATGGCAAGACCGGCTCTTTCGTCGCAACCAAGCCGTCCGAAGGCAACCATGGCCCCGTGCACGTCCACAACAAGTTCCATTTCGCCTATGCCGACGGCAAGCCTTTCCTGTCGTTCGGCACGACCTGCTATGCCTGGACGCACCAGCCACTCGACATGCAAGCGCAGACGCTCGAAACGCTGAAGAAGTCGCGCTTCAATAAGATCCGCATGGGCGTGTTCCCCAAGGACTATCCCTATAACGTCAATGAACCTCTTTATGCCTGCTTCGAGAAGGGCGCCGATGGGAAGGAAGACTTCGATCGGCCGAACCCGGTCCTATTCCAGCACTTTGAAAAGCAGGTCGCTGCCCTCTGCGCGCTCGGCATCGAAGCCGACATCATCATGTTCCACCCCTATGATCGCTGGGGCTATGCCGATATGTCGGCCGAACAGGATTTCCGTTACGTCGCCTATCTCGCGGCGCGGCTTGCCGCCTATCGCAACGTCTGGTGGGCGCTTGCCAACGAGTATGACTTCCTTCTCGACACCAAGCCGTTGCAACAGTGGGATCGCTATTTCCACATTCTCGAAGAGAACGATCCCTACGGCCACCTGAAATCCATCCACAACGGCGAGCCGACGATGAACTTCGATCATCGAAAGCCCTGGGTCACCCATACCTGCATCCAGAACTGGGACGTGAAGCGCACGCAGGAATGGCGTGAAGCCTATGGCAAGCCTGTCGTCAACGACGAGCCGGAATATGAAGGCAACATCATCCAGTCCTGGGGCAACCTGACGGCTGAGGAGCTTGTCCATCGCTTCTGGATCACGGTGACGCGTGGCGGCTATGCCGGCCACGGCGAAACCTATTCGCATCCGGAAGATCTGATCTGGTGGGCGAAGGGCGGCGAACTGCGCGGCGAAGCCTGGAAGCGCATCGGCTTCCTGCGCGATCTCCTGGAGCAGGATGTCGTCAACGGCCTGGAACCGATGTCCTCCTACGGCGAGTGGCCATGGACGCGCGTTTCCGGCGCGCGTGACGGTGAGGTCAGCTATATCTATCTCGGCGAACACCAGCCTGTCATCTGGTCCACCGGCCTGCCGAAGGACGGGACGGACTATGACGTCGACATCATCGACACATGGGAGATGACGATCACGCCCGCAAAGAAGGTGGAAGCACCGATCCCGCATCCGACGCGCCACGGCGCGATCGTGCGCGGCGGCAAGGCGGATGCCGCTTTCGGCGTGGAACTGCCGGGCAAGCCATACCAGGCGCTCCGCATCCGCAAGAAGCACTGA
- a CDS encoding extracellular solute-binding protein yields MAGNFKYARWFGAAAMAAAAFSATSVAAEDLTLWTLNFDNGAANGALKKVAKDFEAANPGTHVEIVQRGVDEHKTALRVAAGSSKGPDIYFSWAGLGLGGEYVKAGLSLPLDKYYTQYKWNDELLPSAAAFADLYPGGKHGVPFTFKGEAIYYNKKLFQKAGITGEPKTYEELLTAADKLKAAGIPAFTFGGSVNWHVMRLMDVLLETKCGADKHDALMAMKADWTKEPCATDAFTEFAKWTKDYTLKPFMGISNQQSYTLFVAGRAAMMLEGDWLVSQLSGSKVNLDDYGVVPFPTNTNRLYGFAEYNYVSTKSKNPDLAAKFLDYFLSTKVQQDLVGQISSISVNKNVQYTDQKPLEAKWLEIFKTYSKVYMNGDQAFPLDVTTEYFRVINDVASGNIQPADAAKQLQTFIAGRT; encoded by the coding sequence ATGGCTGGCAACTTCAAATATGCGCGTTGGTTCGGCGCTGCTGCAATGGCGGCGGCTGCTTTTTCGGCGACCAGCGTCGCCGCAGAAGACCTGACGCTGTGGACGCTGAACTTCGACAATGGCGCAGCAAACGGCGCGCTGAAGAAGGTGGCGAAAGACTTCGAGGCCGCTAATCCCGGCACCCATGTCGAAATCGTCCAGCGCGGCGTTGACGAACACAAGACCGCCCTTCGCGTGGCGGCAGGCTCCAGCAAGGGACCGGATATCTATTTCAGCTGGGCCGGCCTTGGCCTCGGCGGCGAATATGTGAAGGCAGGCTTGTCGCTGCCCCTCGACAAATACTATACCCAGTATAAGTGGAACGACGAACTGCTTCCCTCTGCTGCCGCTTTTGCCGATCTCTATCCGGGCGGCAAGCACGGTGTTCCCTTCACCTTCAAGGGCGAAGCGATCTACTACAACAAGAAGCTCTTCCAGAAGGCCGGCATCACCGGTGAGCCGAAGACCTACGAGGAGCTGCTGACGGCAGCCGACAAACTCAAGGCAGCCGGAATTCCCGCCTTCACCTTTGGCGGCTCGGTCAACTGGCACGTCATGCGCCTGATGGACGTGCTGCTCGAAACCAAATGTGGCGCCGACAAGCATGACGCGCTGATGGCGATGAAGGCCGACTGGACGAAGGAGCCCTGCGCCACCGATGCCTTCACAGAATTTGCCAAGTGGACGAAGGACTACACGCTGAAGCCCTTCATGGGCATCAGCAACCAGCAGTCCTATACGCTGTTCGTCGCCGGCCGCGCCGCGATGATGCTCGAAGGCGACTGGCTGGTCAGCCAGCTGAGCGGTAGCAAGGTCAACCTCGACGATTACGGCGTCGTGCCGTTCCCGACGAACACGAACCGCCTCTACGGTTTCGCCGAGTACAATTACGTCAGCACCAAGAGCAAGAATCCCGATCTCGCCGCAAAATTCCTCGACTATTTCCTGTCGACCAAGGTGCAGCAGGATCTCGTCGGGCAGATCAGCTCGATCTCGGTCAACAAGAATGTTCAGTACACCGACCAGAAGCCGCTCGAGGCGAAATGGCTTGAGATCTTCAAGACCTATAGCAAGGTCTACATGAATGGCGACCAGGCATTTCCGCTTGACGTCACAACCGAATACTTCCGCGTAATCAACGATGTCGCCTCCGGCAACATCCAGCCGGCAGATGCTGCCAAGCAGCTGCAGACCTTCATCGCCGGTCGCACCTGA
- a CDS encoding sugar ABC transporter permease, with protein MSFRNRTHDPRVQAAILLAPAMLIYAIFALYPMLNVVVLSFQKWNGLDPQRPFVGLANYQYIFTQDPVFWVAFRNTVIWTIMCVIFPPMVGLLLALSLNQKLFARNTFRAIFYLPVIIAPIAVATMWKWMYDPFFGLFTEILTSMGLQGWIQDWLGDKDIALYSVFVAYLWQSVGFSMVLFLAGLQNVSQTLVEAARIDGAGRWNIFRYVTLPALRTTLTIVLVLSVISSLKAFDIVYGLTGGGPAQSTQMLALWAFTQAMQIFDFGRGAAISVVLLLITIVVVIPYLRWTQKHEEAEQ; from the coding sequence ATGTCATTCCGCAATCGAACACATGATCCCCGCGTACAGGCAGCGATCCTGCTTGCGCCGGCCATGCTGATCTACGCGATTTTCGCGCTTTATCCGATGCTGAACGTGGTGGTGCTGAGCTTCCAGAAATGGAACGGCCTCGATCCGCAGCGCCCGTTCGTCGGACTGGCAAACTATCAATATATCTTCACGCAGGACCCGGTCTTCTGGGTTGCTTTCCGCAACACCGTGATCTGGACGATCATGTGCGTGATCTTTCCGCCCATGGTCGGCCTGTTGCTGGCATTGAGCCTCAATCAGAAGCTCTTTGCCCGCAATACCTTCCGTGCCATCTTCTATCTGCCTGTTATCATCGCCCCGATCGCGGTCGCGACGATGTGGAAGTGGATGTACGATCCCTTCTTCGGTCTCTTCACCGAAATCCTGACCTCGATGGGTCTGCAGGGCTGGATTCAGGACTGGCTCGGCGACAAGGATATCGCGCTTTATTCCGTCTTCGTTGCCTATCTCTGGCAATCCGTCGGCTTTTCCATGGTCCTGTTTCTCGCGGGCCTGCAGAATGTCTCGCAGACGCTGGTGGAAGCAGCCCGCATCGACGGCGCCGGACGCTGGAACATCTTCCGCTACGTCACTTTGCCGGCGCTGCGCACGACACTGACCATCGTGCTGGTCCTCTCGGTCATCTCGTCGCTCAAGGCCTTCGATATCGTCTACGGCCTGACAGGCGGCGGGCCGGCGCAATCCACGCAGATGCTGGCGCTCTGGGCCTTCACGCAGGCCATGCAGATCTTCGATTTCGGCCGCGGCGCTGCGATCTCGGTCGTCCTGCTGCTCATCACCATCGTCGTCGTCATTCCCTACCTGCGCTGGACGCAGAAGCATGAGGAGGCCGAGCAATGA